The DNA segment AACAATCTAGTGCCCAAGATTTGTCATTACGACCAAATCCACATTCATTTCGAGTCCCTGCTCTGCTGATATTCCTATATGCAACTGCTACAAAAACTCCCCCTCTCCTCACtacctcccagtaacaacgtccagtcaggctctctctactcaggaccTGCCACCATCCagtaaatctgtctggatgatccaAAAAGGATTGTTGATTATACATGAATGTTACTTTTCTGTTCTCGTCTGATAataacagctgtttgtgtgctgtgtttggatccagtgaGATTTTacatgaatattttaagaattcAGCTCTGGTCTGCAGCCAAGCttgtgacagtaaaacatcgtcttcagtgactgtcagtgagatgtttgtccattcctctctcagaatgtcctgtagtttatctctgacctctgacacagctgctgtcacatcctcaaagtagctcagaggacggatattgatgctggatgagtctgtagactcactgagtgctgacagtgaggggtagttgtgtagaaactggatgtgatcctctgtgtgtgagagctgcttcagctcagcatctttcctcttcagctcagtgatctcctgctccagcttctcctcaagctctttgactcgactcacttcagtttcctgctgggatctgatctgctgcttcacatcagagcttcttttctggatgagatggatcagctcagtgaagatcttctcactgtgctccactgtttgatcagcagactgattgatggcctccacctcctgttgaagcagcttcacatctttctctctgtcctggattctctgctggatgttttgtcgactcacctccagctctctctgcctctcagtcctttctgctgcagctgagactGTGTCATGGTCTTTATGTTCATCCACAGggcagagataacagatactctgctgatcagtacgacagaacatcttcatcacctcatcgtgacgagagcagatgttctcctggagcttcttggagggctccaccagcttgtgtttctttaatggagcCACATCATAATGAGGCTGaaggtgtttctcacagtaagaaACCAAACACACTAGACATGATTTcacagctttcatttttctcccAGTGCAGAAATCACAGGtcacatcttcaggtccagcatagcagtgatcagcaggagcagcttggagtccagtcttcttcagctgctccactaaAACTGCTAACATGGTGTTTTTCACCAGGACAGGTCTCGGTGTGAAAGTCTGTCTGCACTGAGGGCAACTGTAgattttcttctcctcctctccatccCAAAAGCCAttaatacagttcatgcagtagctgtgtccacagggaaTAGTCACCGGATCCTTCAGAAGATCCAAACAGATCGAACAAGAGAAGGTTTCTCGGTCCAGCTGAACTCCTTTCTGCGCCATTTCTCCTCTCAGTATCAGTGACTTTGTGAGTTTCACTTCCTTATAATTGAAAGTAGTTGGAGCTCTTATCTAAACAACATGAGTCAGCTCTTCTGCGTCACTGCACGTTGGTTACAGCCATGTTCAAAGTGCAGACCTGAAGGGGAGGGAAGAAGGAAATATATGGACAGACAATAGGTGCTGAgtcagagagcaggaagaggagggaggatCATCAGGCTATGATTAATTCTAAGAAGAGGAAAGATGTGTGATTAGTACTTCTTATAACAGACcttgtttcacattttaaactgttttaaacaGTGTGTTTTAAAAGCTCTTTTAAAATAATCTAAGTCTGCTAAATTAATTCATCTTTGTATTCGTTTCAGTAATTGAAATACTCCATATAAAGAGAGAACATAGTGAATAACTTGTCAAAACTGAGCTGAGAGCAAATCTagtccatttattttttatagttttagttACAAAACAGAAAATTCCAAATGCTCCtaaaagaaaactgaacaaCAATAACAGAGATTTATAACGTCTCTTCATTCATcccctgtttgtttttcaaattgCTTATGACAGTTAGTTCTTATACACTTGTCTCATGTGTGACAATATAGAGCACACGCCTTTATTGTTCATAGCAGGAGGTGTTTAAATTTTCCTCCTCTGACTTGGCCTCAGGATGTCTAGAGacaataatagaatagaatagaatagaatagaatagaatagaatagaatagaatagaattcaactttattgtcattgcacatgcacaggtacagggcaacgaaatgcagtttgcatccatccagaagtgctttagccgtgatatagatatattacaatatatattagcaataatatagatatgtaagtatattacagaaatgggtctattatggtatgttataatgtacacggtatgaagtatgttatgaatattctataactataagtatgtacaggctgtagtgagtacaagctatgtacaggctatgaacaggatataaatatgaaataaaaaaaactatacagaaatctgagatatacagctatacagaaatgtgaactatgcaagttataaacagttgtaggattaaaaattattgtatgtacagaatgattatttacacagaactatacagtagtgcagttaagataagtgagatatgtggataatttctacagaggctatataaagtgctagtggttgtgagtggtggttcagtccatgttattattgtgtgtttgagggtacagttgtccattgtgtgtgtgtgtaggtggttgtgggtgtgtgtatgttcagtccatgagtttaacgtgggtcagatgtcaggaggcagagttcaggagtctgacagctgtaggaaagaagctgttccggtacctggtggtcttagtccggaggctcctgtagcgcctcccagagggcaggagggtgaagagtctatgtgatgggtgactggggtctttgatgattttcccagcccttttcagacaccgcttcctgtagatgtcctttatggcaggaagtggtgctccggcgatgcgctgggcagttttcacgaccctctgcaacgccttccggtccgaggcagagcagttcctgtaccagactgttatacagttggtcaggatgctctcgatggtgcagcggtagaagttcaccaggatgtctgaggacaggtggttcttcctcagagtcctcaagaagaagaggcgctggtgagccttcttgaccagcttggagcagttggttgtccagatgagatcctcggagatgtggacacccaggaacttgaagctgctcacacgctccacagccgtccctttaatgtagatgggtggatgtgggtcagcattcttcctgtagtccacgatgagctccttcgtcttctcagtgttaagcagcaggttgtttctgttgcaccactcagccagacgatccacctcctccctgtaggcggcctcatcgttgtcactgatgaggccaatcaccgtggtgtcatctgcaaacttaatgatggtgttggaaccatcagcagatctgcagtcatgggtgaagagggagtagaggaaagggctcatcacacagccttgtggtacaccggtgttcattgtgattgtagatgagcagcggttatccagccggacatgttggaggcggttggtcaggaagtccagtaaccatttgcagatgagggaactgatgcccaggtctgtcagtttcctgatgagttgtgaggggtggattgtattgaatgctgaactgaagtctataaacagcattctggcataggtgttgttgttgtccaggtgtgagaggacagagtgcagtgcgatggagactgcatcctctgtgctcctgttctgcgGTATAtgcgaattggtgggggtccagggtgggggagacaggatttgaagtgtgctaggaccagctgctctaagcacttagtgatgatggggtgagtgctactgggcggtagtcattgaggctagatgggttggagtttttgggtatcaggacgatggaggtggatttgaagcaggccggtaccacagcgtgggccaaggacaggttaaatatgtctgtcaggactcctgcaagctccccagaacacgcccggggatgccatcaggacctgcagccttgtggacattgatcctgctcagcaccgctcctacatcggtgggggagagagtcagaggttggtggtctggtgTCGTGTCTGTTtcggttgtggttgtggggttccctcgctcaaaacaagcataaaagttgttgagctcgttgaggaagg comes from the Oreochromis aureus strain Israel breed Guangdong linkage group 18, ZZ_aureus, whole genome shotgun sequence genome and includes:
- the LOC116311776 gene encoding tripartite motif-containing protein 16-like; translated protein: MAQKGVQLDRETFSCSICLDLLKDPVTIPCGHSYCMNCINGFWDGEEEKKIYSCPQCRQTFTPRPVLVKNTMLAVLVEQLKKTGLQAAPADHCYAGPEDVTCDFCTGRKMKAVKSCLVCLVSYCEKHLQPHYDVAPLKKHKLVEPSKKLQENICSRHDEVMKMFCRTDQQSICYLCPVDEHKDHDTVSAAAERTERQRELEVSRQNIQQRIQDREKDVKLLQQEVEAINQSADQTVEHSEKIFTELIHLIQKRSSDVKQQIRSQQETEVSRVKELEEKLEQEITELKRKDAELKQLSHTEDHIQFLHNYPSLSALSESTDSSSINIRPLSYFEDVTAAVSEVRDKLQDILREEWTNISLTVTEDDVLLSQAWLQTRAEFLKYSCKISLDPNTAHKQLLLSDENRKVTFMYNQQSFLDHPDRFTGWWQVLSRESLTGRCYWEVVRRGGVFVAVAYRNISRAGTRNECGFGRNDKSWALDCSKTSYTFWHNNVESPISGPRSSRVGVYLDHRAGILSFYSVSETMTLLHRVQTTFTQPLYAGLRLYNNYGDIAEFIKLK